In Erpetoichthys calabaricus chromosome 2, fErpCal1.3, whole genome shotgun sequence, a genomic segment contains:
- the LOC114645757 gene encoding leukotriene B4 receptor 1-like, whose amino-acid sequence MMANITSPNVSLSSTTSSGLGTGNIIGITILVVAFVFGFPGNLFVVWTIMCRITRRSVTCLMVLNLSIADALLLLTAPLFMRFLAAGTWEFGPVVCKLIHYLGCVNMYASIFLICIMSLDRYVAVNWPVISQQLRTKKSMMKILLGLWSLAFLFALPMLFYRKDLQPYLNKGLTIYICMPYHPSSNHKIFQYLMESISGFFLPFILIVFCYTNVGRKLQDARFKKRQRTSRLILIIVVAFTVFWLPYHIVNMMLVSGILNNSTRILKAAQTMKPNVTAFAFLSSSINPILYVFAGSSFIRSAGVNFMAKLFVATNSDGSSRGFSRTTKISRNDSVEMTKIPDTNSIKDKTCGKLMLS is encoded by the exons ATGATGGCAAACATCACGTCTCCCAACGTGAGCCTCTCCAGCACAACCAGCAGTGGCCTTGGAACTGGCAATATCATTGGTATCACCATACTGGTTGTGGCCTTCGTATTTGGCTTCCCCGGCAACCTATTTGTGGTATGGACAATTATGTGCCGCATTACTCGCCGTTCAGTCACCTGCCTGATGGTTCTGAACCTGTCAATAGCTGATGCTCTGCTGCTCCTCACTGCTCCCCTTTTTATGCGATTTTTGGCAGCTGGCACTTGGGAATTTGGACCAGTTGTCTGCAAGTTGATCCATTACCTTGGTTGTGTCAATATGTACGCTTCAATTTTCCTCATTTGTATCATGAGCCTGGACCGTTATGTAGCTGTGAACTGGCCTGTAATCTCACAGCAACTCCGAACAAAGAAGTCCATGATGAAAATACTGCTGGGCCTTTGGAGTTTGGCTTTTCTCTTTGCCTTACCCATGCTATTTTATCGCAA GGATCTTCAGCCATACCTAAACAAAGGCCTCACTATTTATATTTGCATGCCTTATCACCCTTCCAGCAATCACAAAATCTTCCAGTATCTGATGGAGTCCATTTCTGGTTTTTTCTTACCTTTCATCCTCATTGTATTCTGCTATACTAATGTAGGCCGCAAGCTACAAGACGCCAGATTTAAGAAGAGACAGAGGACAAGCAGACTGATTCTGATCATTGTTGTGGCTTTCACAGTTTTTTGGCTGCCCTACCACATTGTCAACATGATGCTAGTGTCGGGAATTTTGAACAACTCAACAAGGATTTTGAAAGCCGCTCAGACCATGAAGCCTAACGTGACAGCCTTTGCTTTCTTAAGCAGCAGCATTAATCCAATCCTCTACGTCTTTGCTGGGAGCTCCTTTATTCGCTCTGCTGGTGTGAACTTCATGGCGAAATTGTTTGTGGCCACTAATTCTGATGGATCATCACGGGGTTTTTCACGCACTACCAAGATCAGCCGCAATGACTCAGTTGAAATGACCAAAATACCAGATACTAATTCAATCAAAGACAAGActtgtggaaaactcatgctctCCTAA